AGCCACACAACAAGAAAGTTAACGGCAGTTAGGGCTCACACAAAAGGGGCCACGCAGTGGCCGGCCGCTTGGGAATTTGCGGGTCGCCCTCCGGCCAAGCTCGT
This genomic interval from Armatimonadota bacterium contains the following:
- a CDS encoding RHS repeat protein; translation: MVYTSRSELSAEVDQLGNRTTYTYDELGRRATRKFPSGRPLRGPFCVSPNCR